Proteins found in one Candidatus Poribacteria bacterium genomic segment:
- a CDS encoding Gfo/Idh/MocA family oxidoreductase, whose amino-acid sequence MADKTYRVGIIGCGGMGRSHANNWMSTGRAEVVTASDISEESAEQFAEEFGLQTRYTDFGEMCEKEDLDIVSITTWQSVRAEPTIAAAENGVLGVITEKPMAASVGDAQDMMDACDKHDVKLVVGHQRRFSPQNCEARRLIQEGAIGQPQAMLRRDGHGLLNRGTHEIDEMRYILGDPDPLWLIGQVARKTDRWERRVRTEDLCMAEICFENGIRGIYESDLPEPVLRGDVVYGDDGQLRRGENGTIELLNSKAAGWQVIEPRQGEPNQFDEMLAWIEGDVDEHRNAGRHGLCTIEILMAIYESLRLQDVVTFPLKTRPNPLDLLVEGGKLPVFVEGRYDIRAPFPEEKK is encoded by the coding sequence ATGGCAGACAAAACATATCGTGTTGGAATTATTGGATGCGGTGGCATGGGGCGTTCCCATGCGAATAATTGGATGAGTACAGGTCGTGCCGAGGTTGTCACGGCTTCAGATATCAGCGAAGAATCCGCCGAGCAATTTGCAGAAGAGTTTGGACTGCAAACGCGCTATACCGATTTCGGTGAAATGTGCGAGAAAGAGGATTTGGACATCGTTAGTATTACAACGTGGCAGAGCGTCCGTGCCGAACCGACGATCGCTGCTGCGGAGAACGGTGTACTCGGCGTTATTACCGAAAAACCGATGGCGGCTTCGGTTGGCGATGCACAGGACATGATGGATGCCTGTGACAAACACGACGTGAAGTTAGTCGTTGGACATCAACGGCGTTTCAGCCCCCAAAATTGCGAGGCGCGCCGCCTCATCCAAGAAGGGGCAATCGGTCAACCGCAGGCGATGCTCCGTCGTGATGGACACGGGCTTTTGAACCGTGGCACCCATGAAATCGACGAAATGCGCTATATCCTCGGTGATCCCGATCCGTTATGGCTCATCGGTCAAGTCGCACGCAAAACCGATCGCTGGGAACGTCGGGTCAGAACTGAAGACCTATGTATGGCGGAAATCTGCTTTGAAAACGGTATCCGCGGCATATACGAAAGCGATTTACCGGAACCTGTCCTCCGAGGTGATGTCGTCTACGGGGACGATGGACAGCTCCGTCGTGGTGAAAACGGGACGATCGAACTCCTCAACAGCAAAGCCGCTGGCTGGCAGGTCATTGAACCCCGCCAAGGTGAACCGAATCAATTTGATGAAATGTTAGCATGGATTGAAGGTGATGTCGATGAACACCGCAATGCTGGCAGACATGGGCTCTGCACGATAGAAATCTTGATGGCGATTTATGAATCGTTGCGCCTCCAAGACGTTGTTACGTTCCCGTTAAAAACGCGACCCAACCCGCTTGATCTTCTCGTTGAAGGTGGAAAGTTACCCGTATTTGTTGAGGGACGCTACGATATCCGGGCACCATTCCCAGAAGAGAAAAAATAA